A window from Megalobrama amblycephala isolate DHTTF-2021 linkage group LG9, ASM1881202v1, whole genome shotgun sequence encodes these proteins:
- the LOC125275152 gene encoding perforin-1-like has product MGQFQIYLVFWALLLMTISGEDDTGASKECEDAPFVPGYNLAGEGFDVVTMERKGSYVINMEKWDLGNSTCKLRKNNYMNGIKQKLPAAVVFWRTLPKCSMKVSSQIFESSEALVNDSSSALSVGWKVGLDVKVAGAAVGSTHSREAKFAMTKSKEDKYSFTKHEVACSFYRYLVAGKPPLHAEFLEAIKSLPASYDPDAYHNLITTYGTHYIKGVKLGGQMKAITAIKTCQATVSGLTDTAVKDCLDVEASGSYNVATVKVESHFCKEKKKKMGTNQKFSTMFNERQTEIIGGNINGEDLLFSGSSHPNSLKNWLESLKSLPDIVRYSLKPLHFLLSAKHPARKGLKRAVEKYIIENALMKVCSEPCNIGRKCSARDRCACVCKSSQIIKSNCCPVEKGLATLKIYSLRAKGLYGDVRTETDGFVLVEYGTQKKRTETINDNDNPRWPETFEFGPNKISMANKLTFKVYDADSYWNNDLLGKCSFALRSGIVHDTCVFKYGTFFFTYEVKCAPSLNGPQCNEHKASPMAAHLADIFSSRNGVLVKDMPKLESFHNFSNKFNSANGKWIKL; this is encoded by the exons ATGGGGCAGTTCCAGATTTATCTTGTTTTCTGGGCATTGCTTCTTATGACCATTTCTGGAGAGGATGACACAGGTGCATCAAAAGAGTGTGAGGATGCTCCCTTTGTTCCAGGGTACAATCTTGCTGGAGAGGGATTTGATGTTGTGACCATGGAGCGAAAAGGATCTTACGTGATTAACATGGAGAAATGGGATTTAGGAAACAGCACTTGTAAATTGCGCAAAAACAATTACATGAATGGAATAAAACAAAAGCTACCAGCTGCAGTTGTGTTCTGGAGGACTTTGCCAAAGTGTTCAATGAAAGTCTCCAGTCAGATCTTTGAATCAAGTGAAGCACTGGTCAATGAttcctcatcagcactctcGGTCGGCTGGAAAGTTGGTTTAGATGTGAAGGTTGCTGGAGCTGCAGTCGGAAGCACTCATTCCAGGGAAGCAAAATTTGCAATGACAAAATCCAAAGAAGACAAATACAGTTTCACCAAACATGAAGTTGCATGCAGCTTTTACAG ATATCTCGTAGCTGGAAAGCCTCCCCTTCATGCAGAGTTTCTTGAAGCAATCAAATCACTCCCTGCATCCTATGATCCAGACGCCTACCACAACCTGATCACCACATATGGCACTCACTATATCAAAGGTGTCAAGTTAGGGGGGCAAATGAAAGCCATAACAGCCATCAAAACCTGTCAGGCAACAGTGAGTGGACTTACAGACACTGCAGTAAAAGACTGTTTGGATGTAGAAGCCTCTGGTTCATACAACGTAGCAACTGTGAAGGTAgagtcacatttttgtaaagaaaaaaagaagaaaatgggCACAAATCAAAAGTTCAGCACCATGTTCAATGAGCGCCAGACAGAGATTATCGGAGGAAACATAAATGGTGAAGATCTTCTTTTTTCTGGTTCATCACACCCAAATTCTCTTAAAAACTGGCTTGAGTCTTTGAAGAGCCTCCCTGACATTGTGCGTTACTCTCTGAAACCCCTCCATTTCTTACTGAGTGCTAAACACCCTGCCAGGAAAGGACTGAAGAGAGCtgttgaaaaatatataattgaaAATGCCCTCATGAAGGTTTGTTCTGAGCCTTGTAACATTGGCAGGAAGTGCAGTGCAAGAGACCGATGTGCTTGTGTTTGTAAAAGCAGTCAAATTATAAAGTCTAACTGTTGTCCAGTTGAAAAAGGACTTGCCACCCTGAAAATTTACAGTCTCAGAGCCAAAGGTCTGTATGGAGATGTACGTACTGAAACAGATGGTTTTGTATTGGTTGAATATGGCACACAAAAGAAGCGCACTGAGACTATTAATGATAATGACAATCCACGTTGGCCAGAAACATTCGAGTTTGGTCCTAATAAGATCAGCATGGCAAATAAACTAACTTTTAAAGTATATGATGCAGATAGTTACTGGAACAACGATCTCCTTGGTAAATGCTCTTTTGCTCTTAGAAGTGGAATTGTGCATGACActtgtgtttttaaatatggTACCTTCTTTTTTACCTATGAAGTGAAATGTGCTCCTAGTCTAAATGGCCCACAGTGTAATGAACACAAAGCTTCTCCAATGGCTGCTCATCTGGCTGACATTTTCAGCTCAAGAAATGGGGTTCTGGTTAAAGACATGCCCAAACTTGAATCATTTCACAATTTCTCAAATAAATTCAACAGCGCTAATGGAAAATGGATAAAGCTGTAG
- the LOC125275154 gene encoding perforin-1-like isoform X2: protein MMEQFHVYLVVFWALLLMNISGEDDTGASNKCEDAPFVPGYNLAGEGFDVVTMERKGSYVINMEKWDLGNGTCKLRKNSYMNGIKQKLPAAVKDWRALPKCSMKVASQIFESSEALVNDSSSALSVDWKVGLDVKAPGASFGSTHSREAKFAMTKSKQDKYSFTKHKVACSFYRYRVAEKPPLNAEFLEAITSLPASYNPDAFRNLITTYGTHYIKDVKLGGQIKAITAFKTCQATLSGLTDTAVKDCLDVEASGSYNAATVKTESHFCKEQKKKMGTNQKFSTMFNERQTEIIGGNINGEDLLFSGSSHPNSLKNWLESLKSLPDIVHYSLKPLHFLLSTKHPARRGLKRAVEKYIIENALMKVCSESCKIGRKCSARDRCACVCEGSQIIKSNCCPAEKGLATLKVYNLRANGLYGDVHTQTDGVVLVKYGTQEKRTEIINNNDNPRWPETFDFGPIKFSMANLLTFEVYDADSYWNSDPLGKCSFSLRSGTVRDTCIFKYGTFFFTYEVKCAPSLNGPQCNEHKASPMAAPLADIFSSRNGVLVKDMPRLESAHNLSNKFKSASGKQIKL from the exons ATG ATGGAGCAGTTCCATGTTTACCTTGTTGTTTTCTGGGCATTGCTTCTCATGAACATTTCTGGAGAGGATGACACAGGTGCATCAAACAAGTGTGAAGATGCTCCATTTGTTCCAGGGTACAATCTTGCTGGAGAGGGATTTGATGTTGTGACCATGGAGCGAAAAGGATCTTACGTGATCAACATGGAGAAATGGGATTTAGGAAACGGCACTTGTAAATTGCGCAAGAACAGTTACATGAATGGAATAAAACAGAAGCTACCAGCAGCAGTTAAAGACTGGAGGGCTTTGCCAAAGTGTTCAATGAAAGTCGCCAGTCAGATCTTTGAATCAAGTGAAGCACTGGTCAATGATTCCTCATCAGCACTTTCGGTCGACTGGAAAGTTGGTTTAGATGTGAAGGCTCCTGGAGCTTCGTTCGGAAGCACTCATTCCAGGGAAGCGAAATTTGCAAtgacaaaatcaaaacaagacaaATACAGTTTCACCAAACATAAAGTTGCATGCAGCTTTTACAG ATATCGTGTAGCTGAAAAGCCTCCTCTTAATGCAGAGTTTCTTGAAGCAATCACATCGCTCCCTGCATCCTACAATCCAGATGCCTTCCGCAACCTGATCACCACATATGGCACTCACTATATCAAAGATGTCAAGTTAGGGGGGCAAATAAAAGCCATAACAGCCTTCAAAACCTGTCAGGCAACATTGAGTGGGCTTACAGACACTGCAGTAAAAGACTGTTTGGATGTAGAAGCCTCTGGTTCATACAATGCAGCAACTGTGAAGACAGAAAGCCATTTTTGTAAAGAACAGAAAAAGAAGATGGGCACAAATCAAAAGTTCAGCACCATGTTCAATGAGCGCCAGACAGAGATTATCGGAGGAAACATAAATGGAGAAGATCTGCTTTTTTCTGGTTCATCACACCCAAATTCCCTTAAGAACTGGCTTGAGTCTTTGAAGAGCCTCCCTGACATTGTGCACTACTCTCTGAAACCCCTCCATTTCTTACTGAGTACTAAACATCCTGCCAGAAGAGGACTGAAGAGAGCTGTTGAAAAATACATAATTGAAAATGCCCTCATGAAAGTTTGCTCTGAGTCTTGCAAGATTGGCAGGAAGTGCAGTGCAAGAGACCGATGTGCTTGTGTTTGTGAAGGTAGTCAAATTATAAAGTCTAACTGTTGTCCTGCTGAAAAAGGACTTGCCACCCTGAAAGTTTACAACCTTAGAGCCAATGGTCTGTATGGAGATGTACATACTCAAACAGATGGTGTTGTATTAGTTAAATATGGCACACAAGAGAAGCGCACTgagattattaataataatgacaatccACGTTGGCCAGAAACATTTGATTTTGGTCCTATTAAGTTCAGCATGGCTAATTTACTAACTTTTGAAGTATATGATGCAGACAGTTACTGGAACAGCGATCCCCTCGGTAAATGCTCTTTTTCTCTTAGAAGTGGAACTGTGCGTGAcacttgtatttttaaatatggtaCCTTCTTTTTTACCTATGAAGTGAAATGTGCTCCTAGTCTAAATGGCCCACAGTGTAATGAACACAAAGCTTCTCCAATGGCTGCCCCTCTGGCTGACATTTTCAGCTCGAGAAATGGTGTGCTGGTTAAAGACATGCCCAGACTTGAATCAGCTCAcaatttatcaaataaattcaaaagCGCTTCTGGAAAACAGATAAAGCTGTAG
- the LOC125275154 gene encoding perforin-1-like isoform X1, with product MILKKPLLMEQFHVYLVVFWALLLMNISGEDDTGASNKCEDAPFVPGYNLAGEGFDVVTMERKGSYVINMEKWDLGNGTCKLRKNSYMNGIKQKLPAAVKDWRALPKCSMKVASQIFESSEALVNDSSSALSVDWKVGLDVKAPGASFGSTHSREAKFAMTKSKQDKYSFTKHKVACSFYRYRVAEKPPLNAEFLEAITSLPASYNPDAFRNLITTYGTHYIKDVKLGGQIKAITAFKTCQATLSGLTDTAVKDCLDVEASGSYNAATVKTESHFCKEQKKKMGTNQKFSTMFNERQTEIIGGNINGEDLLFSGSSHPNSLKNWLESLKSLPDIVHYSLKPLHFLLSTKHPARRGLKRAVEKYIIENALMKVCSESCKIGRKCSARDRCACVCEGSQIIKSNCCPAEKGLATLKVYNLRANGLYGDVHTQTDGVVLVKYGTQEKRTEIINNNDNPRWPETFDFGPIKFSMANLLTFEVYDADSYWNSDPLGKCSFSLRSGTVRDTCIFKYGTFFFTYEVKCAPSLNGPQCNEHKASPMAAPLADIFSSRNGVLVKDMPRLESAHNLSNKFKSASGKQIKL from the exons ATGATTTTGAAGAAACCATTATTA ATGGAGCAGTTCCATGTTTACCTTGTTGTTTTCTGGGCATTGCTTCTCATGAACATTTCTGGAGAGGATGACACAGGTGCATCAAACAAGTGTGAAGATGCTCCATTTGTTCCAGGGTACAATCTTGCTGGAGAGGGATTTGATGTTGTGACCATGGAGCGAAAAGGATCTTACGTGATCAACATGGAGAAATGGGATTTAGGAAACGGCACTTGTAAATTGCGCAAGAACAGTTACATGAATGGAATAAAACAGAAGCTACCAGCAGCAGTTAAAGACTGGAGGGCTTTGCCAAAGTGTTCAATGAAAGTCGCCAGTCAGATCTTTGAATCAAGTGAAGCACTGGTCAATGATTCCTCATCAGCACTTTCGGTCGACTGGAAAGTTGGTTTAGATGTGAAGGCTCCTGGAGCTTCGTTCGGAAGCACTCATTCCAGGGAAGCGAAATTTGCAAtgacaaaatcaaaacaagacaaATACAGTTTCACCAAACATAAAGTTGCATGCAGCTTTTACAG ATATCGTGTAGCTGAAAAGCCTCCTCTTAATGCAGAGTTTCTTGAAGCAATCACATCGCTCCCTGCATCCTACAATCCAGATGCCTTCCGCAACCTGATCACCACATATGGCACTCACTATATCAAAGATGTCAAGTTAGGGGGGCAAATAAAAGCCATAACAGCCTTCAAAACCTGTCAGGCAACATTGAGTGGGCTTACAGACACTGCAGTAAAAGACTGTTTGGATGTAGAAGCCTCTGGTTCATACAATGCAGCAACTGTGAAGACAGAAAGCCATTTTTGTAAAGAACAGAAAAAGAAGATGGGCACAAATCAAAAGTTCAGCACCATGTTCAATGAGCGCCAGACAGAGATTATCGGAGGAAACATAAATGGAGAAGATCTGCTTTTTTCTGGTTCATCACACCCAAATTCCCTTAAGAACTGGCTTGAGTCTTTGAAGAGCCTCCCTGACATTGTGCACTACTCTCTGAAACCCCTCCATTTCTTACTGAGTACTAAACATCCTGCCAGAAGAGGACTGAAGAGAGCTGTTGAAAAATACATAATTGAAAATGCCCTCATGAAAGTTTGCTCTGAGTCTTGCAAGATTGGCAGGAAGTGCAGTGCAAGAGACCGATGTGCTTGTGTTTGTGAAGGTAGTCAAATTATAAAGTCTAACTGTTGTCCTGCTGAAAAAGGACTTGCCACCCTGAAAGTTTACAACCTTAGAGCCAATGGTCTGTATGGAGATGTACATACTCAAACAGATGGTGTTGTATTAGTTAAATATGGCACACAAGAGAAGCGCACTgagattattaataataatgacaatccACGTTGGCCAGAAACATTTGATTTTGGTCCTATTAAGTTCAGCATGGCTAATTTACTAACTTTTGAAGTATATGATGCAGACAGTTACTGGAACAGCGATCCCCTCGGTAAATGCTCTTTTTCTCTTAGAAGTGGAACTGTGCGTGAcacttgtatttttaaatatggtaCCTTCTTTTTTACCTATGAAGTGAAATGTGCTCCTAGTCTAAATGGCCCACAGTGTAATGAACACAAAGCTTCTCCAATGGCTGCCCCTCTGGCTGACATTTTCAGCTCGAGAAATGGTGTGCTGGTTAAAGACATGCCCAGACTTGAATCAGCTCAcaatttatcaaataaattcaaaagCGCTTCTGGAAAACAGATAAAGCTGTAG